The DNA region GATCCTATGTTTTTTCCTGACTCATTTGCCAAAGAAGAAAGCAAGCGTTTTGGATGGAAAGCAATCAAAAAAAACAAGAAAATACCTTATGGAACGGCATATTGGAAGACAAATGGAGAAAAAGAAACTAAAAATTTAGAAGGCAGCAATTCAAAAATTATTATAGACAGAGTGTTGCCATTTATAGAAAAGTCTAAAGAAAAAAACGAACCTTTCTTTACTACTATTTGGTTGCATACACCGCATTTACCTGTGGTGGCTGATAGTGTCCACCGTTCTCAATATAACAAGCTAAGTCTACAAGAACAATTGTATTACGGATCAATTTCTGCAATGGACGAGCAAATAGGTCGGTTATGGTCACAGTTAAAAGCAATGAAACTCGACGAAAATACATTGATCTGGTTTTGTAGCGATAACGGCCCAGAAGTAAAAACACCGGGAAGTGCGTTCAAATTTAGGGGCAAAAAACGCGATCTGTACGAAGGTGGGTTAAGGGTTCCGGCATTTATCATGTACAAAAACAAATTGGAAAAAGGCAAAAGACTCCATTTTCCATCTGTAACCAGCGATATATTACCTACGGTTTTAGATGTATTGAATATCAACTACCCCTATAATCGACCCATAGACGGTGAAAGTATATTGCCTTTACTGAAAAATAGAAAGTCAGAAAGAAAGAATCCTATTGGTTTTATTTATAGGAATAATGAAAAAGTATCGTGGGTTACTAACCAATATAAAATTATAAGCAATGATAACGGTAAAAACTTTGAAATGTATGATTTGTTGGTTGACAAAAGTGAGACCAAAAATATAGCAGCCAAGGATTCGGATACGTTCAGTCAGTTAAAAAAAGAGTTAGAGCAATGGTTAGTTTCAGTAAAAAACAGTAAAAATGGAGCAGATTATAAACGTGATTATATCCACATCCAAAAAGAAAACAAGCCCAAAAAGGATTGGAAAGTAATTTGGCAAGATAATTTTACCGATAAAAAATTGGACACTACAAAATGGAGCAAAATTCCACCAAACAATGCCGATTGGGGCAATTATATGACCGATGACCCGAGGTGTTATGATTTTAAAGATGGAAAATTGTATTTAAAAGGCATTAAAAACACAGATACCATAAAAGACCCCAGACCTTATTTGACGGGCGGTATTTATACCAAAGGGAAGTTTGCCTATCAGTACGGAAAAATAGAAATCCACGCCAAATTAGAGTCAGCTCAAGGAGCTTGGCCCGCCATGTGGATGTTATCTGAAACCAACAAGAATGGTAAATATCCCAGAAATGGGGAAATTGATATCATGGAACACCTCAATTTTGAAGATCAAATCTATCAAACCACTCATTCTTATTATACCTTAGAGTTAAAGCAAAAAGACAATCCGCCATATTACACCACCACTAAAGTAGATGTGTCAAAATTCAACACTTATGGTATGGAATGGTATCCTGATAAACTAGTCTATACACTCAATGGAAAACCTACAATAACTTACCCTAAATTAGATAGTGTGGATAAAAGTCAATGGCCTTTTGACCAGCCGTTTTATCTATTAATTGACCAACAATTAGGTGGGTCTTGGGTAGGCAAAGTAAATCCAGATGATTTGCCCGTAAATATGATTGTAGATTGGGTTAAGGTATATCAGTAGGTCAAATTAACTGTAACATACACCGGAAAATGATCACTATAACCTCCTTGAAACCAAGGGCCTATATAGGTTCTAAAAGGCCTGCCTTTGTGCTTACCTTTCCATTCTTTTAAAAATTCGGGATTAAAAATATAGGCATCTTTAAAGGTGAAGTCCGTTGCATTTATAAGATTTTTACTCAATATTATTTGATCAAAAAGGTGCCATTGCCTTCTGTATGTTAAGGTTCCAAACCCTTTGTCGTAAATAGATTCGTAAGGGTTGTAAAAATCTTTAGTAACCAAATGCTGTTTTATACTTGTGTTGGTGGGGTCATCATTAAAATCGCCCATAATTATCATATTCGGGTCAGGGGTTTCCGCCTTAATTTTCTCAATAGTTTGATGTACCAACTGTGCTGCTATTACTCTTTTGTATTCGGTATCTCCATCCTCTCTTCTCGAAGGCCAATGGTTTACAAAAAAATAAATCAGTTTACCTTTCAACTTTCCTTTAATCAATAAAATATCACGTGTTTGATCTCTAACACCTTCAAAATTATCTATAAAAAGCGTAATAGGTTCAGCATTTATCAGCTCAAAAACACTTTTTCTGTATAAAAATGCTACATCTACGCCACGTTCATCGGGAGAATCAAAATGAACAATTTCATATCCTTTGCCCTTTAATTCGTCTTTGCTCAACAAATCATTAATTACTTGTCTATTTTCAACCTCAGC from Aureibaculum sp. 2308TA14-22 includes:
- a CDS encoding endonuclease/exonuclease/phosphatase family protein, with amino-acid sequence MTEATENHNLYTIAFYNLENLFDISDTDDVLDSHFTPTGKNKWNKKRYFRKLKQLSRAIAQIGEKETGFSPAIIGIAEVENRQVINDLLSKDELKGKGYEIVHFDSPDERGVDVAFLYRKSVFELINAEPITLFIDNFEGVRDQTRDILLIKGKLKGKLIYFFVNHWPSRREDGDTEYKRVIAAQLVHQTIEKIKAETPDPNMIIMGDFNDDPTNTSIKQHLVTKDFYNPYESIYDKGFGTLTYRRQWHLFDQIILSKNLINATDFTFKDAYIFNPEFLKEWKGKHKGRPFRTYIGPWFQGGYSDHFPVYVTVNLTY
- a CDS encoding sulfatase-like hydrolase/transferase; protein product: MDFKKLFILGFALVFTTKLFAQKPNIIIIMTDDQGWYDVGFNGNTIVKTPNLDLLASEGIILDRFYSGGPVCSPTRASLLTGRNPVRMGISDANTGHLLTEEITLPEILKEYGYATAHFGKWHLGTFTQTELDANRGGKPEFAEHYSIPTMHGHDEFFATESKVPTFDPMFFPDSFAKEESKRFGWKAIKKNKKIPYGTAYWKTNGEKETKNLEGSNSKIIIDRVLPFIEKSKEKNEPFFTTIWLHTPHLPVVADSVHRSQYNKLSLQEQLYYGSISAMDEQIGRLWSQLKAMKLDENTLIWFCSDNGPEVKTPGSAFKFRGKKRDLYEGGLRVPAFIMYKNKLEKGKRLHFPSVTSDILPTVLDVLNINYPYNRPIDGESILPLLKNRKSERKNPIGFIYRNNEKVSWVTNQYKIISNDNGKNFEMYDLLVDKSETKNIAAKDSDTFSQLKKELEQWLVSVKNSKNGADYKRDYIHIQKENKPKKDWKVIWQDNFTDKKLDTTKWSKIPPNNADWGNYMTDDPRCYDFKDGKLYLKGIKNTDTIKDPRPYLTGGIYTKGKFAYQYGKIEIHAKLESAQGAWPAMWMLSETNKNGKYPRNGEIDIMEHLNFEDQIYQTTHSYYTLELKQKDNPPYYTTTKVDVSKFNTYGMEWYPDKLVYTLNGKPTITYPKLDSVDKSQWPFDQPFYLLIDQQLGGSWVGKVNPDDLPVNMIVDWVKVYQ